A part of Planococcus sp. MB-3u-03 genomic DNA contains:
- the uxaC gene encoding glucuronate isomerase — translation MMKFMDEDFLLNSKSAKILYHEYAKDLPLYDFHCHLSPQQIAEDHRFENITDVWLKGDHYKWRAMRAFGIDEQFITGNASDKEKFHAWIRTVPYTMGNPLYHWSHLELKKYFNYHEVIKEENWETLWEQLNAVVQSDAFSVQKLVRDSNVRVICTTDDPADNLEYHMQIAADASVEAKVLPTFRPDKGLAISADGFTSYIQELGTSAQLAIHNYADFLKALAERVDYFHEHGCRISDHGFEYLPYQETHFEEAASIFEKALSGEKTSKIEEEKHKTFTMQFLGELYAKHDWAMQLHIGPLRNNNTRMFEQAGADSGFDSMNDFELARPLNQFLNSLDRKEVLPRTIIYPLNPVHFEMVASTIGNFQSSEMKGKIQFGSGWWYNDQKDGMMRQMKELANAGLLSLFVGMLTDSRSFLSFTRHDYFRRILCQLVGNWIEEGEIPADYEFVGQMIQDISYHNATHYFAINLD, via the coding sequence CTGATGAAATTTATGGATGAAGATTTTTTACTGAATAGCAAGAGCGCGAAGATCCTCTATCATGAGTACGCAAAAGATCTTCCTTTATACGATTTTCATTGTCATTTGAGTCCGCAACAGATTGCGGAAGACCATCGCTTTGAAAACATTACCGATGTCTGGCTAAAAGGCGACCATTATAAATGGAGAGCGATGCGCGCATTTGGGATCGATGAACAATTCATTACGGGAAATGCCAGCGACAAAGAGAAATTTCACGCATGGATCCGCACGGTGCCGTATACGATGGGGAACCCTTTGTATCACTGGTCTCATCTGGAGCTGAAAAAGTATTTCAACTACCACGAAGTGATTAAAGAAGAAAACTGGGAGACGTTGTGGGAGCAACTCAACGCAGTTGTTCAATCCGATGCGTTCTCGGTGCAGAAGTTAGTAAGAGATAGCAATGTCAGAGTCATTTGCACTACCGATGACCCGGCTGACAATTTGGAATATCACATGCAAATTGCTGCAGATGCGAGTGTTGAAGCGAAAGTGCTGCCGACATTCCGCCCGGACAAAGGCCTTGCCATTTCTGCTGACGGATTCACTTCCTACATTCAAGAGCTCGGAACATCAGCTCAGCTGGCTATTCATAACTATGCCGATTTCTTGAAGGCTTTAGCTGAAAGAGTCGACTATTTCCACGAGCACGGATGCCGCATTTCGGATCACGGCTTTGAGTATTTGCCATATCAAGAAACTCACTTTGAAGAAGCTGCAAGTATTTTCGAAAAAGCGTTATCTGGCGAAAAGACTTCCAAAATAGAAGAAGAAAAGCATAAAACGTTTACGATGCAGTTCCTTGGCGAGCTGTATGCGAAACACGATTGGGCAATGCAATTGCATATCGGGCCATTGCGCAATAACAATACTCGGATGTTTGAGCAGGCGGGCGCCGATAGTGGCTTCGATTCCATGAATGATTTTGAGTTGGCGCGCCCGCTCAATCAATTTCTAAACAGCTTGGACCGAAAAGAAGTATTGCCAAGAACGATTATCTACCCGCTCAACCCGGTCCATTTTGAAATGGTGGCCAGCACAATCGGCAATTTCCAATCAAGTGAAATGAAAGGGAAAATTCAATTTGGTTCCGGGTGGTGGTACAACGACCAAAAAGATGGCATGATGCGGCAAATGAAAGAATTGGCCAATGCCGGGTTATTGAGTCTATTTGTCGGCATGTTGACGGATTCGCGCAGTTTCCTGTCCTTTACACGCCACGATTATTTCAGAAGAATCTTGTGCCAATTGGTCGGAAACTGGATCGAAGAAGGGGAAATCCCGGCGGATTATGAATTCGTCGGCCAGATGATTCAAGATATTTCTTACCACAACGCAACACATTACTTCGCTATTAATTTGGACTAA
- a CDS encoding SDR family oxidoreductase, with protein sequence MIPIHKNLTGRVAVVTGGSGVLCSEMARELSRQGMKIAILNRIASKGESVANSIIEAGGQALALPVDVLDRDSLEEAKQQILEKFGRIDLLVNGAGGNHPDAITAPETYDEKAVGQSFFDLDERGFSSVFSLNFTGTFLACQVFGQELLKSESPAIINLSSMSAYAPLTKIPAYSAAKASINSFTQWLAVHFAETGLRVNAIAPGFFLTDQNRDLLMDKDGNPTARTKKILEATPMNKFGEPENLLGALLFLADESYSSFVTGTTMAVDGGFMAYSGV encoded by the coding sequence ATGATTCCTATCCACAAAAATTTAACTGGGCGTGTAGCTGTTGTTACAGGGGGCAGTGGTGTCCTGTGTTCGGAAATGGCGCGTGAACTTTCGCGGCAAGGCATGAAAATCGCGATTCTTAACCGTATCGCTTCAAAAGGTGAGAGTGTAGCCAATTCCATCATTGAAGCAGGGGGACAGGCGCTTGCGTTGCCAGTCGACGTGCTGGATCGTGATTCACTGGAAGAGGCAAAACAACAAATCCTAGAGAAATTCGGGCGGATCGACTTGCTTGTCAACGGCGCAGGCGGTAATCATCCTGATGCGATCACGGCTCCTGAAACCTATGATGAAAAAGCCGTGGGACAATCCTTTTTCGATTTGGATGAGCGTGGCTTCTCCTCGGTCTTTTCACTCAACTTCACGGGGACCTTTCTGGCTTGCCAAGTATTTGGGCAAGAGTTGTTGAAAAGTGAATCGCCGGCAATTATCAATTTATCATCGATGAGTGCCTATGCACCACTAACGAAAATTCCAGCCTATAGTGCTGCTAAAGCATCCATCAACAGCTTCACGCAATGGCTGGCAGTGCATTTTGCAGAAACAGGCTTACGCGTCAATGCAATTGCTCCAGGCTTTTTCTTAACAGATCAAAACCGAGATTTGTTGATGGACAAAGACGGAAACCCTACAGCACGTACAAAGAAAATCCTAGAAGCAACGCCAATGAACAAATTCGGCGAACCCGAAAACTTGCTTGGAGCCTTATTGTTTTTGGCGGATGAGTCGTACTCATCGTTCGTGACAGGAACAACAATGGCAGTCGATGGTGGATTCATGGCTTATTCCGGAGTATAA